In Glycine soja cultivar W05 chromosome 10, ASM419377v2, whole genome shotgun sequence, the genomic stretch TTTGACCCCCTACGAAATGGAATGgagatttaattatttgtgCCGTTTTGTTTTAAGCCTACCTCCAAACTCGACCTACCTTAGTTGAAGATGAGAAAATGAAAATCGCCAACCAAATTTCAAAAGGTTGGAATTTCTAATAGAATTggatttttatgtatttaagaTGCCCTTTCATTCAAACACTACATCATGTAGAAACTACATCACAATTACAAACTCCACTAACAAAGCAAAGAAACAACATAAAGGAAACATAGTTTACCCACACATGATGAAGACTATTCAACATAACGAAAACATAAGTCCTAGATAATCAGTCCTAACCACACCCCaaacattaatttgattaagcTAGTGCTCATtctaaaacatattaaattaaaaaacattgacTAAAACTTTAAATAGGGCATCATCAGTTGAGGTTTCCACGTTTTTCTTTGAGTTGTCTCTTAAACTCCTCTAACATCTTCTTATACTTGTCAAGTTGGGAATCGGTCATGCTTTCAATAGGCCTAGCCCACCAGAACTGATCCTCTGCAGCCTTCACTAAATGATTTAAATCCTTTGTGCGCTTCTTCTCAATAGCAATTTGGTTGGACAAGCAGTGGAGGTGTGTGTGGAGCTCAACTTCGTCCACAGTGGAGTGCACCTCGTTGAGGTCCAATGTAAGGAGGGGAGGTGGGCCCTGTGTCTTATAGCGCTGGACAACATAATCAACACCGGGACTGCCAAACGAAAATACTCGATTACCGGGTGAGAACATAATCACAGCGACATCCACGCCACAGAGGGTTGCAAGCTCACTAGCTTTCTTGAAAACCCCAGTGCGACGCTTCGAGAATGTCACCCGAAGGTTACTCTCGTTTCTCATCTTCTTCATTTCGATCTTTTGTCGACCTTTAGTCTTCTTAGCGACACCATTCAAGTCTGGCATGTTGTTTGACTCCATGGGTTATAGGCTTTGCTATCTTATATGATATGAAATATGAATATTGAGGTGCAACATAGAGGAGATGTTAGGCttaatttataggaaaaagttTGGTTTGGCGAACTAGAGTCTGATATGGTGAGCCAAGCGCGCCTCTGTGGACTTTCTGGCCTGTATTTTGACCGCATTAAAATGGTTTCAAGATTAAGTGAATCTCAGTTGAATGCCTTATATGGTATGTGCAAATGATTTTCTATATAAACCATTCTGGGTACAAAAATGTATATCTGTAGATGAGTTTTTTTTCAGGTACTTTTCTTTTACAGCGTCAGTCTTATCTGTTATTTGAAGAATAATTtggtttaataattaattaaggaaaatGATAGTTAATTTATTACCAAAGGAGGGCTATGAAAATTACAAAttcaagagagagaaaatcatTATATATGATGTGGGACCCAACAAATTTTGTCATTTCCAATGAatgtcaaccaataaaagaaaatgtattgaaaataatttgttcctaacttttatcttttttactaTATGCCAATTATATTTTGGTACAATTGACTTTATACTCCCGTTGCAGTTTGCACCACTGAGAAATGAGTCATATCATGTTGAACTTGTTTATCTCAATTTGACTGGATAAGAATCGGTTACGTTTGAAGctcaatttgaatttattttttttcaagctgAAAGTCAATTCAATTCAAGCTCATAAACCAATTTGGTTTAGATCATTAACTCGATtcgatttaaaattattatgttacattaatttatttcataaaaatggAATTAATTAGAAGTTAATTACATGaatttgttaatataaaatgttaatatatatatatatatatatatatatatatatataattgatattatatataattaatcatatagATCAATTATTCATTCAAGTCTTAAACTAATTTTGAGTTGGTTTGAGTCATTGTAATCCCTAAATGCAAGGATGGGTGTGAAGAAGAGTATTTTAGCTTTTTGCAAAActaagattaaataaataatatatgcactAATTGCATAAATGATTTTTACATTGTGATCCAATCAGAAactctcatttatttaagttggttgacttttatattattgtctTAAGGACACATTTGGTGAACAATATTTAATAGGATAGGATATGACAGGATAACAGAGCATGACAAGTACATGATAATATAAGAGCAAAATAAGTTGTAATTATATACAATGTTTAACTGAACATATGATAACTAACCAAATAAGAGTAGAATATTGTTAGAAATTCAGTAACTCAACAGATAGTTGGTCAATGGAAGGAGTCAACAAGATGTTGAGCAGTCTAGCCCATTAGTAGGTTGCCAATATCTTATCATTTCGGTGCGTTTATTTCATGTTATAAAATTGTATTCCTAGGAATTGTATTTATGGGAATGTTATGCCTAGTAATAGCATTCCCATGAACATGTTTGGTTCTCATTAggaattttggaaaataaaataaaatgatttagttaaagttttaaaaaaataaaaatgaaataagaaatGTGAAGAAAGAAGTGAGGATATGTAGTTATTGTAGAAAATAACTACCACTCTCATGAGAATCAAAGATACCCATCTCTTTACATGGGAATAAGAAGAAACAGAAACATGTGTATTTCATATTCATAGGaatattttcacaaaacttGGGACAAACATGGGAATGTGATATTCCCAAGTCTAGATTCCTAGGAATCTTTCTTGATAACTTAAAACAAATGCCTCCTTAGAAATCGATGGGGATAAGGCAATGTGTCTTAGCCAACACAAAGCCCAACCCACTTAAAGAGCTCGATAGGAATTATCAGTTGTTGAGTCATAAGGGAAACAAGGTTGACTTCATCATGTGATTGAATAAGATGATTGGAAGAAAATCCCAAGAATTAAGGGACAAGCATAGGCAGTGGAGTGTAATTGTTTCAGTGGTGGCTTCCAATCGACACATATGAGCTTTTGTCTATAAATATTCGAATTGGAACAATTGCAAAGACCttaaactcaaattcaaatcaatttACCTTATTTTCAGTTATTATTTTGTAGTTTACAACATTATTCTATTTTCATCATATTCATCAAAATCCCTTTATCTCTTTcaatttagctttttttttttttttttactttgcttATACCAAATGCTCTTTGGAGTAGCTTGAGAACCCATTGTTGGAGAGCATATTTCCCTCTTTGATGCAAATCACTTGATCATTATTTTGGAATCCTGTTGAAGCTTTTAGATGGTACCATCAATTTGATTTTACACAACTACAAAATTGGCATGCTAAGTGGGACCAGAGTGgatgaattgataaaataatttgaatcaaAGGTTGAGTCATATTGGCTTACACATTTGCACTCCAATAAGACTACAAAAGATATGGAACTAACACAGAAGAAAACGTGTAGCAAGAAGACGACTAAAGGAATAACTTTAGGAATGACGACAACATGTTAAATCCACATCCttggttttaattataataaaccaTTAGCAATGCAAATTGAAAGCATGATAGGTTTAAGTGATAACTAACATTCTGCGTAAATGTTTTAGTGTTAATTGTTTTAAGAAGTAGATATGTTCATTCATTATGAAGTGCTTATAAAGGTTGTCTCGAAATAGTTGTCAAAGAGGTGAGAACTGTGAAGATTCCACGAATCCTATCCGCATGATGAAGAATGCTTCTGTGTGAGTACTTGGTTTAGGAAAAATACTAAACAACAAGGCCTTACATAGAAGACTTATGAAAGGCTACATAAAGAGCATCGAAAATCAAAATGAAGTTGTATCAGAGTCTACATCAAAATAATGATGAACTTGACTCTGAAGAACTGAACTTCAGAATGGAGTTCAAACTGGTTTAGAATGCATTTGAAGGACAACATCATGTCTTTCATATGTTGCCACAAATACAGAGGGCAAATCAAAAGACTGAAGTTGACAACATCTCACTTTCCACATTCTACCACACACACTGAGGGCATATTAGAAAGTAAATAATGCAAACTTGTTGAAAGTTGAATCTGCCCATGAGAAGTACTAATAAGAAGTATCAAAATGAAAGACTGTAGATATTTTACAGTCTAGCCCTAGATAAAAAAACTAACTCGCCAACTATTGTACCTTTACTTAAATGTCTATGAAGCAATCTATTTCAAAATGCTTTGAGGTTTGAAGATGTGTTAAGGTTGATGAAGTTGTGCTACTTGTTCGACGGCCGGCAAATTCACCGGAtcgtgcaagtagtataaaacggtaagaaccgagtatcaaactcttggggaacttgttttacttggtaaagttgTGGTTCAATAAATAAGCGTCTTGTTATAAAAGGTTTATATGTAGTATGGACACGTGTGTAAACTAACTAAACAAAGGTAAATAAAAGGtcaacatgttggtcttcctactggGCGACTGATGCTACTAAAGATTTTCTTTACCTAACAACattcatgtgttctatgtttTCTCCTGGACTGCTAAACCTTGATGTCTCGTGCATGTTTAACCTAATCCTAGCCAAGtgtcatcctcagatccctcttgttggactaaacttgaccataactgcattaagacatacataccaacaactaggttaccgtgccccgatccctcgtgaaaaTATGATAAACTAGCCTCAtcttatcaagttctaaggatcaaaccatttcccaatgttgaatgaccctaaccgAGCAttcatctacgtgatcaaggcaaaagcatactaaaaatgaagtactgatagcacagagaacacatgcaacatcattagatagatataagagtatttacatcaagtaccccgtaggaagaaccaactgaggatttagctctccataactgggaagcttctcttacaaacatgaaaaagaaaaaatgaaatattaggAAGTACatgtggtgaggatgtctccttcacctctagaaacctcacaatcactcaaactcTCATCTAATACTCTACATGATAACTTCCTCTTTAATCTTTGTTGTCCCTCAGGATCTTCACACCAGAAGTTCTCTCCGCCACTAAGCCACTCAGATGAATGCTTCCAAGAACAGAGAAAACGCCAAAAATTGAGAACTGGTTtccatttctgatttcaggctttaaATAGTGTTGTTGATTTTTGGTCGTTTGCTCAACCACATTCTAGCTTGCATAGCCAAATTAAGTGacatttggcttagcgcgcctcTTCTTCACTCAACCTGGAGGTGCAAacagtgcgcttagcgagttgatTCTCGCTGAGCGCATCATGACAACTCATCTGCTTCCAGGATCTTCTACGCGTTTAGCCATGAACTGTTGTGcttagcggatggctcgctaagccagagaattggcttagcgagcggctCAAAATCAGAACTTGCACAAACTTGCttattttacctgaaattgaaattgaaaggttattaaatacacaaaagtgGGATACTCagtacttattacctatatttaaaaaaaatgtactcac encodes the following:
- the LOC114371395 gene encoding agamous-like MADS-box protein AGL62, translating into MESNNMPDLNGVAKKTKGRQKIEMKKMRNESNLRVTFSKRRTGVFKKASELATLCGVDVAVIMFSPGNRVFSFGSPGVDYVVQRYKTQGPPPLLTLDLNEVHSTVDEVELHTHLHCLSNQIAIEKKRTKDLNHLVKAAEDQFWWARPIESMTDSQLDKYKKMLEEFKRQLKEKRGNLN